Proteins encoded together in one Phalacrocorax carbo chromosome 18, bPhaCar2.1, whole genome shotgun sequence window:
- the NTMT1 gene encoding N-terminal Xaa-Pro-Lys N-methyltransferase 1, which produces MTSEVVENEFEFYSKAEKYWKDVPATVDGMLGGYGHISSIDINSSRKFLQRFLRDGPNRTGTTRALDCGAGIGRITKRLLLPLFKTVDMVDVTEDFLTKAKSYLGEEGRRVRNYFCCGLQDFSPEPNSYDVIWIQWVIGHLTDNHLSDFLKRCRAGLRPNGIVVIKDNMAQEGVIMDDVDSSVCRDLDVVRKIIRRAGLHLLAEERQENFPDEIYHVYTIAMR; this is translated from the exons ATGACGAGTGAGGTGGTGGAGAACGAGTTTGAGTTTTATTCCAAGGCGGAGAAGTACTGGAAGGATGTGCCCGCCACGGTGGATGGCATGCTGGGGGGGTATGGCCACATCTCCAGCATCGACATCAACAGCTCCAGGAAGTTCCTGCAGAGGTTTCTGCGG GATGGCCCCAACCGGACAGGGACAACCCGTGCGCTGGACTGTGGGGCGGGCATCGGCCGGATCACCaagcggctgctgctgcccctcttCAAGACGGTGGACATGGTGGATGTGACAGAGGACTTCCTCACCAAGGCCAAGAGCTAcctgggagaggagggcaggCGGGTGCGCAACTACTTCTGCTGTGGCCTCCAGGACTTCAGCCCCGAGCCAAACTCCTATGATGTCATCTGGATCCAGTGGGTCATCG GACACCTCACCGACAACCACCTCTCTGACTTCCTGAAGCGGTGCCGTGCTGGCCTGCGACCCAACGGCATCGTGGTCATCAAGGACAACATGGCTCAAGAGGGCGTGATCATGGACGATGTGGACAGCAGCGTCTGCCGGGACCTGGATGTGGTCCGTAAGATCATCCGCCGAGCTGGGCTGCACCTCCTGGCCGAGGAGCGCCAGGAGAACTTCCCCGATGAGATCTACCACGTCTATACCATTGCCATGAGATGA